A part of Neovison vison isolate M4711 chromosome 6, ASM_NN_V1, whole genome shotgun sequence genomic DNA contains:
- the LOC122910574 gene encoding LOW QUALITY PROTEIN: small nuclear ribonucleoprotein E-like (The sequence of the model RefSeq protein was modified relative to this genomic sequence to represent the inferred CDS: inserted 1 base in 1 codon; substituted 1 base at 1 genomic stop codon), with the protein MVYRGQGQKXQKVIIXPINLIFRDLQNRSRIQVWLYEQVNMWIEGCIIGLDEYMNLMLDDVEEIHSETKSRKQLGQIILKGVNITLLQSVSS; encoded by the exons ATGGTGTACCGTGGCCAGGGCCAAA TGCAGAAGGTGATCATTTAGCCCATCAACCTTATCTTCAGAGACTTGCAGAACAGATCTCGAATTCAGGTGTGGCTTTATGAGCAAGTGAACATGTGGATAGAGGGCTGTATCATTGGTCTTGATGAGTACATGAACCTCATGTTAGATGATGTTGAAGAGATTCATTCTGAAACAAAGTCAAGAAAACAACTGGGTCAGATCATACTAAAAGGAGTTAATATTACCCTGCTCCAAAGTGTCTCCAGCTAG